The Anabaena sp. PCC 7108 region AGTAGGTGGAAGTTTGCCTTTCAATGCTTCTACTTATGTTTGTAGGGAAGCAGATGATTTACTATTTCAAGGATTGTTGGCTAGTGAGTTTTGTTATGTGTTTAATGCTCGACAAATGGGTAAATCTAGCTTGCGAGTTCAGATAACTCACCGATTACAAGCTGAGGGAATTCAATGTGGTGTAATTGATATTACGTCCATTGGCACAAGAGAGGTAACACCAGAACAGTGGTATGCTTCAATGCTTGGACTTTTGGTGAAAACATTTAAGTTAAATATTAGTTTACTGAATTGGTGGCAACAACGTTCTCATCTTTCTTTTGTGAATCGAGTTAGTGATTTTTTTGATTCTATTCTCTTACCACAAGTTTCTACACCTATTGTTATTTTTATTGATGAAATTGATAGTGTTCTGAGTCTGAAATTTTCCACCGATGATTTTTTTGCGCTGATTCGTGCTTGCTATAATCGACGAGCCGAACAACCGGAATATCAACGGCTGACGTTTGCTTTATTTGGTGTCGCCACTCCCGCAGATTTGATTTCTGATGCTACTCGTACTCCCTTCAATGTCGGAAAAGCTATTGAATTACGCGGCTTTCAATTTAAGGAAGCGACTCCCCTATTAACAGGATTGATAGGAGTTGTTTCTGATTCCCAATCTACCCTAAAAAGAATTCTTGATTGGACAGGAGGACAACCATTTTTAACACAAAAATTGTGTAATCTTGTTAGTAATAAAATTGATGTTGATCACCTTGTCGAAACTTACATACTCGAAAATTGGGAAAGCCAAGATGAACCAGAGCATTTAAAGACTATACGCGATCGCTTGCTTTATAGTGAACAACGCATTTGGAGATTGCTGGGAATATATCAACAAATTCTGTTGCGAAGTCCCTGTGATACCCAACCTGCTGGCATTTTCGCCGATGATAGTCCAGAACAAACAGAATTAATATTAACAGGATTGGTAGAAAAACGGGGAGGGATTCTCCAAGTCAAAAATCCTATTTATCAACATATTTTTAACTTAGATTGGGTTGGTAAACAACTAGCTAATTTACGTCCTTATTCTCAAGCTATCAATACTTGGACAGCATCAGGATACATAGATGAATCTTGGTTATTACGGGGAAAAGCTTTGCGGGAAGTGTTGACTTGGACACAGGGTAAAAGTTTAAGTGATTTAGACTATCGCTTTCTGGCTGCTAGTCAAGAACTAGAACGTCAAGAAGTCCAGAAAACCTTAGAAGCAGAACGATTACAGGAAGTAGAAGCCAGACTTGAATTAGAACAACGGCGTTCTGTAGAACAACGGCGGAATCTCAGAGTACAAAGAGTCCTGTTAGGAATTGTCAGCCTAGTGATGGTGATAGCGATCGCACTGGGACTGGTAGCATATCAACAATATCAGCAAACCGCAATTAGTGAAGTGCGTGCGATCGCTCTTTCCTCAGAAGCTCTATTTGCCTCTAATAAAGGCTTTGATGCCCTCCTCCAAGCAATTAAAGGCAAACAGCGTCTCCAGCATCTCAAAAATGCAGATACCCAACTTCAAGCACAAGTAGATTCTGCCCTGCAAAGAGTAGTATTGAGTATTCAAGAGCATAACCGTCTAAATGGACACACAGCAGCAGTTTTAGCCGTTCACATTAGCCCCGACGGCCAGCAAATTGCCACAGCCAGTGT contains the following coding sequences:
- a CDS encoding AAA-like domain-containing protein, which gives rise to MLTYSSPNSSYQVGGSLPFNASTYVCREADDLLFQGLLASEFCYVFNARQMGKSSLRVQITHRLQAEGIQCGVIDITSIGTREVTPEQWYASMLGLLVKTFKLNISLLNWWQQRSHLSFVNRVSDFFDSILLPQVSTPIVIFIDEIDSVLSLKFSTDDFFALIRACYNRRAEQPEYQRLTFALFGVATPADLISDATRTPFNVGKAIELRGFQFKEATPLLTGLIGVVSDSQSTLKRILDWTGGQPFLTQKLCNLVSNKIDVDHLVETYILENWESQDEPEHLKTIRDRLLYSEQRIWRLLGIYQQILLRSPCDTQPAGIFADDSPEQTELILTGLVEKRGGILQVKNPIYQHIFNLDWVGKQLANLRPYSQAINTWTASGYIDESWLLRGKALREVLTWTQGKSLSDLDYRFLAASQELERQEVQKTLEAERLQEVEARLELEQRRSVEQRRNLRVQRVLLGIVSLVMVIAIALGLVAYQQYQQTAISEVRAIALSSEALFASNKGFDALLQAIKGKQRLQHLKNADTQLQAQVDSALQRVVLSIQEHNRLNGHTAAVLAVHISPDGQQIATASVDKTIKLWKPDGTFLKTLTGHQSIVRAVKFSPDGQIIASGGDDTTIKLWKSDGTFLKTIPTKTAGIWNLAFSPDSSTIISAGIGTLQIWSREG